The Bradyrhizobium sp. B097 genome contains the following window.
GATTTGTTTGCCGGGAACAGCCGATTCGTTTTGCGAATCGCAGGAAGCGGCTTAAAGGTAAAGTCCCATGGCGCGGTACATATTCATCACCGGCGGCGTGGTCTCCTCGCTCGGCAAGGGTCTGGCTTCAGCGGCGCTCGGCGCTTTGCTGCAGGCTAGGGGCTACAAAGTCCGCCTTCGCAAGCTCGATCCTTATCTCAACCTCGATCCCGGGACGATGTCGCCGTATCAGCACGGCGAAGTGTTCGTCACCGACGACGGCGCCGAGACCGATCTCGATCTCGGCCATTACGAGCGTTTCACCGGTCGTCCGGCCACCAAGGCCGACAACATCACGACCGGGCGGATCTACCAGGACATCATCACCAAGGAGCGCCGCGGCGATTATCTCGGCGCCACCATCCAGGTGGTCCCGCACGTCACCAACGCGATCAAGGAATTCGTGCTGTCGGGCAACGACGAGTACGATTTCGTGCTGGTCGAGATCGGCGGCACGGTCGGTGACATCGAGGGCCTGCCGTTCTTCGAGGCGATCCGCCAGCTCAAGAACGAGCTGCCGCGCGAGCACGCCGTCTACATTCACCTGACGCTTTTGCCGTACATTCCAAGTGCCGGCGAGCTCAAGACAAAGCCGACGCAGCACTCGGTCAAGGAGCTGCGCTCGATCGGCATCCAGCCGGACATCCTGCTGTGCCGCACCGACCGTGAAATCCCGAAGGAAGAGCGGCGCAAGCTCGGCCTGTTCTGTAACGTGCGCGAGAGCGCCGTGATCGAGGCGCGCGACGTCGACAACATCTACGCCGTGCCGGAGGCCTATCACGCCGCCGGCCTCGACGACGAGGTGCTGGCCGCGTTCGGCATCACGGCGAAGATTCCGCCGGCGCTGCAGAGCTGGAACGTCATCAACGAGCGCGTCCGCAATCCGGAAGGCGCGGTGACGATCGCGATCGTCGGCAAGTACACCGGCATGAAGGACGCCTACAAATCGCTGATCGAGGCGCTCTCGCATGGCGGCATCGCCAACAAGGTGAAGGTCAATCTCGACTGGATCGAGAGCGAGGTGTTCGAGAACGAGGACCCGGCGCCGTTCCTCGAGCACGTCAACGGCATTCTGGTGCCCGGCGGCTTCGGCCAGCGCGGCGCCGAGGGCAAGATCCGCGCGGCGCAATTCGCGCGCGAGCGTGACGTGCCGTATTTCGGCATCTGCTTCGGCATGCAGATGGCCGTGATCGAGGCGGCGCGCAATCTGGTCGGCATCGAGGAGGCGAACTCGACCGAGTTCGGTCCGACCAAGGAGCCGCTGGTCGGCCTGATGACGGAATGGCTGCGCGGCAACGAGCTCGAGAAGCGCTCGCAGAGCGGCGACCTCGGCGGCACCATGCGGCTCGGGGCCTATCCCGCGGCGCTGAACCGCGGCAGCCGCGTCTCACAGGTCTATGGCGGCGCGACCGAGATCTCAGAGCGTCATCGCCATCGCTACGAGGTCAACACCGCTTACAAGGATCGCCTCGAGCAGCACGGTTTGCGCTTCTCAGGCATGTCGCCCGACGGCGTGCTGCCCGAGATTGTCGAATACGAGGACCATCCCTGGTTCATCGGCGTCCAGTTCCACCCCGAGCTGAAGTCGCGGCCGTTCGAGCCGCACCCGCTGTTTGCGTCGTTCATCGAGGCGGCAGCGAAGCAGAGCCGGCTGATGTAAGCCGCCGTCAGCTGCGCCGTTACACGACGGCGCAGTCCTTGCTGGCGCGGCGTTCCTTCTTGATCGGTGAGACGCCTGCATCGGCCGCAGGGGTGACGTCGCGCGTGATGAGCTTGTATTGCGGGCGTCGCGTCAGCCGGTAGACCGCGGCGGGCGGCACGTTGAGGATGGCGCGATCGACCAGCGTGGCGCGCAGACCGAGCCGGTCGAGGATCGGCCGCGGCACCGGGCAGCGCATCCCGTAGGTGAATTGGTAGAACGCGCCATTGGGACGCATGTAGCTGAATGCGCCGCTGACGATCGAGATCACCTTGCGCGGCGA
Protein-coding sequences here:
- a CDS encoding CTP synthase, coding for MARYIFITGGVVSSLGKGLASAALGALLQARGYKVRLRKLDPYLNLDPGTMSPYQHGEVFVTDDGAETDLDLGHYERFTGRPATKADNITTGRIYQDIITKERRGDYLGATIQVVPHVTNAIKEFVLSGNDEYDFVLVEIGGTVGDIEGLPFFEAIRQLKNELPREHAVYIHLTLLPYIPSAGELKTKPTQHSVKELRSIGIQPDILLCRTDREIPKEERRKLGLFCNVRESAVIEARDVDNIYAVPEAYHAAGLDDEVLAAFGITAKIPPALQSWNVINERVRNPEGAVTIAIVGKYTGMKDAYKSLIEALSHGGIANKVKVNLDWIESEVFENEDPAPFLEHVNGILVPGGFGQRGAEGKIRAAQFARERDVPYFGICFGMQMAVIEAARNLVGIEEANSTEFGPTKEPLVGLMTEWLRGNELEKRSQSGDLGGTMRLGAYPAALNRGSRVSQVYGGATEISERHRHRYEVNTAYKDRLEQHGLRFSGMSPDGVLPEIVEYEDHPWFIGVQFHPELKSRPFEPHPLFASFIEAAAKQSRLM